A stretch of DNA from Cheilinus undulatus linkage group 7, ASM1832078v1, whole genome shotgun sequence:
gagaaaaaaagatcatttcCTTATTCCGtatcatttaaacaaaaaataaaaataaaaataaagttcaaGTTCTTTATAGAGCATAAAAAGACTTGATTATATGTAGCTGTTGTGCTAATTTGCATTGACGATCATTACTGATATGGTGATAAATGCGCACTGTCCAAATTTGTTCATcttcatgaataaataatgttCAGCGTTCAACATTAATCTAGTTAATCGAGATTAATctaggtccacaattagtgcacacATTTTTTCTAATCGGGAtcaatcacatgctttattgtccctttcaacacactttggttaaggccATGAcagctctgcagccacagtgatgtaaaataagtccaccactgcctCTTGAggtttcatttcacttttaactcacacacagctcagtggacaagtcagaattCATCTGCACCTTTTTAATGATCTCTTATTTgattttcaatccatagcaagttccttttttcgTGGTTAAGTCTATGTCTAAATCTTCGATCTACCTCTAAAAGTAGCTCTTTACCCAAAAAGAAGTCGATCACCCTTGGTTTAAGACagcataaaaatccaaaatgacacaaaaactgtttttgtaatgaaaagggtgtgattaatcatgattaactacagaaattatGGGATTTATTgccatgaaaaaatgtttatcttttgaaagttctgaaataaatacataaaactgtTATTAAGGAAATTCCATTCACgtaaatatataaacaaattCAAAAGGAATTTGTGGCAAGTTGCAGTATCTTGTTTTTGAAGTGAATTTAAAAACGGCTCTAATTGCAATTGTGTTATCACCTTTATACCTTTACACCTTTATAATCATTACTAGAACAGTTTCATTAAATCTAAAAGAAATACCACTTTACTGCTATATtcattaataataaattaacaCTTGTCTTTATAATAATTTGGTTTAGTgtttattataaatattaatgattaatgctggtctattataacaggccacaacagagaatacggtctagacctgccctctttgtaaaccAGCTTGAGGaaaactttggttatgaattgccGCTATACAACCAAAATTAATTGATTGATGGAACTTTTACAATCCTTTAAGCTCTAAGACAGCTTTGGCACAGTCTAAGACCTTGATTATTAAGTCTTGAGTGCCTGCTTAATGTTACTGAGGAAGCTTAATGATTAAACCAGAAGTGAGGTTTTAGAGAAATCttaatcatttaattttttgtgttttgttgttgtgagAAACACAGCTGCTCTATTCGTTGAAGGTCTAAGGAGAAAGGCGCCCATGGCCACCTGAGAAGGTAGAATAGAAATCTCACTGTACCTGTACTACCCTCATGTCCAGCCCCGTCTCTGAAGACAGCTGCTCTCTGACATGGCGAGCCGGCTTGGGCGAGTTTTTGTAGGCACTTTTGAGGGTCTCTAGCTGCTTGGCTGTGATGGTGGTCCTTGGCCGCTTGGTTCCCGCCTCAGAGTCATCTGAAACCATCATTACGAGAGTGAGTGACTCTGTCTTACATTTGTCACATTGCCTTAACAGGTAGTGCACCCTCGGCCTTTGAGTTGAGTATATGTGTGTTAAATGAAGCGAATGGTCATGTATGGAAACTTATTATTGTCCTTGTGCATCCGTCAGAGCACAGCAGAGGACATAAATCTAGCCAGACTAAGTGCCAGAGGAGCCGAGTTATTGGGGCTGCAGCGTATGAGAGTGTTGCTTCGCTTACATAATCAATCAGAGATGCATGGAAATCTCAGAAGCAAGGGAGAGAGGCGGCATCCACACCCAGACAACAAACAGCATAGATCCATAGAGAGGAGTCATTTTACTACATTACAACATGCTCAGAGGTGACATAGCTATACTCTACTGTCATCTTATGAACAATGATTTACTAAATACAAACAGGTCAGGGCAagtttttcagatatttttaagtAAAGCTccaatctgtgtttttattttaaattgacaaaaaagggAGAATGATTAACGATGACTTTGGAGAATAAAGAGGCATTCCATTTGAAGTAATAccatatctatatctatctatctatctatctatctatctatatatatatatatatatatatatatatatatatatatatatatatatatataatgtgtcaaataaatagtttaaagaggtatttgtggcaaaaattgagtgCTTTTCCAAATAAAACCATGAGAAATGCAAAAGCTCTAAAACTCATTGGCTGTGTTTGAATTCATGGAAAACAAGCCAGCTCAAAAATAtaagtttgtgtgtgtttttataactGACCGGATTTTAGCTGATTTTAGCTTTCTTTTATAGAGACCTACCGTTTTGTTTGGCCGTCTCATAATCCACCTTGCACACCAGCCTCCCGTCCTCCATGAGGTAAAACTCGTCTCCCGTGGCCAGCTGTCGGCTGCACATGATGCAGGCGAAGCAGTGCAGGTGATACACAAAGTCCTGCGCCTTCCTCACAACCTGTGTGGGAGGGATCCCCTGCTGGCACGACGCACATTTTGTTCCAAAGCGTCTGCAGACGAATAAGAAGACAAGAGCTGCCATTAGAGCATTTAATGCTAACACCAGCAGGGTAGACTGACATCCTTCTCCTCTATATACCCATTTTACAGGCTGATGGAGATGGTGACACCAGCTGAGATTAAAATTTCACATGCTAGACAGCTATTTCTTCAGCTGCAGCCAAGAATGATGGCACAGTGTCTACATTAATAGTCTGAGCTCCAGCTGTTGTAGAGGGTAAAATCAGCACTGGAATGCATTTCTGTTAACGATAGACCTGTCTGAGGCTGATGGATGGAGAGGATCAATGCactgtgtggtgtgtgtgtgtgcatgtttgcatgtttatgtgtttgCAGATGAAGTACTGAGAGccaaaaaggaggaggaggagtaggaggaagagaaagaggaggaggaggggtgctCACAGTTAACACACCCTGAGGAGAACCAATAAAACACTGACTCAGGAGAGGCTTTAAATCACACAACCAAcccactgaaataaaaagagcAAGGTGAGGCCTCCAGATCACTGCTGGGAATCCGTCTATCTCTAAAGCATGTTCTTCAGACACACATGTCCCCCCAACCAATTTGAACATGCAAAGCACCCCCTCTTCTGTCCCCTGGGTCACCTAACAAAGTTAGACCCTGGTGAGACTACAGAGCTCTTTAGGTCGCAGTcaagctttgagcattaaaACCTTTCAAACATGATTTAGGAAAAAGCCCAGATCTGCTGATCCTGTTTTgaataaaagtcaaactcaATTTTCTTATAATGCCTCAGAAATCcaatcaaagaaagaaagaaagataaaaagaaaaaaagaaagaaagaaagaaagaaagaaagaaagaaagaaagaaagagaaataaattgtgacatgacagaaaaagaaaaaggggtaATGGGCTTATTTTCAATATTCTTTGGATGTCAGCAGAGAATACTGTCAGTAAAATTTGAAGTAAGGCTGGCCAATTAATTGTTATTTAAATGAACTGTAATATAACCTATTGCAACTTTAAATCGCAGGTGTAATATTTCTTGAACCTGAAAGTgtgtcaaaacaccagtttaatactttttggcagcagagatggTTATGCATCATGCAAATATTCCTGTGTCATTTTTTGTAGAGCAGTTTGAAAAATATCCTATATTCCTTGTTTTAGCAGATGTTTCTTATTAAACAttagaatgacataaaaatgattgttCCACTGGATACAACATATCATCACATTTGCTGTAGGATTCAAAgcaatcacaattagatatttttttctgaattttaaagCCCTCGTTTAATCTACctaatattgtgctggttataatatagaataaaCTATACTATACTAAAGTTCATATAAGGatttgaattaaaatatttgcatataaatatattaactgaaatttaaataagaaaatgtaGCTTTAAAATTGAAGGGTCATATGTCATCAATAAAAAGGGATACTCACAGCCCAATCACTAATTACTGAATATTTCCAATAAACTTTCTTGTAATGGATATTGTATATGGATAACTGCACAAATTTTTTTCGCCTGATAACATTATTAAGCTGGACTTagtgcaaaataataataaaaaccaaAGGTCACTAAAAGAAACATGCACAAATAATTGAAAAACTACAAATACGAAGTCGAAACGCCTAATTTGCTAACAGCAGCTAAAAAAGGAAGCTAACTATTAAGCCTCAATGTTGCGAGATAATTTCGGTATAACATAAAAAGGTATTAATTTTCTACAAATGTGACAATTTGTCTTCTCAAAAATACCAGAATAAGATATTAAAGTTACCAAATTGTTaatttgctgtgtattttatcGAGCACGTGGTCTCACAATTTAGCGCTAAGAAACTACGCAGTTAAATAAACAGGGGGAGGGCAAAATAAAGGTTACAGAAAAGATGATTATCAGAGGGTAAAGTAAGCCagagaaacaggagaaaaattTGAAAGCGAAACTGAAAACTTGCACTGACTTGAAGAAATCCTCCTTGCAGTAGACGTTTCCGGCCCGGGAGAAACATTTATCCGCCAGCGGTGTCTGACAGTCGGCACACTTGAGGCACTTGGAGTGCCAGTGTCTGTCCAGCACCTTCAGGATGAACTTATCCAGGATGTGCTGACTGCAGCCGGCACACTGAGGGATCTCTGCAGGGGGGAAACACACGGGAGCACCGGGCCACTAATGAGTCTGTATCaactttttcagcttttctgTTTCTGAGGTCAGTCTTCATTCTGGTAGCCTAAACGTTATTTATAACAACAATCTCACACATTCCTGAAGAAAAATGATTGTTTAAATACTGTTTTGCACAAgccataaaaacattaatttattagggaaaaaaacattatgaaGCAGTGGGTTGAATTTTGGTGGGAAAATATATATCAAACAGACGGGAAACGGCGTATCTTTTTTCAACCGTTTGACATATTGTTTGTTTATGTATTGTATAAATTGTTTAAATGTGTAATGGCACGAGATAATGTTTTAAATAGCCAAACTTCAGAAGGCCCACATCCTTTGGGCTGTTACACTAGCACTCAGATAATCAATGCGTCTATACTACATTTTGGTTTAACATGCGTTGGTCCTACTTATTTCACCGTTTAAATCAATGTGCGATTTTTGgaatccttcattttttttaatataattatgtcttttaaactgtaaaaacacacaagcCTCAGtaattgttatttttgaagTGATTATTAATGAACGTGTTGGTctctgtccgtggtgctgagcTCAGAGTTCGTTCCCACAACTATGCAGTCATTTTCCACCTTATTGTTGGCATTGATGTTTATTGatcttttttgtgtctttatttcagTAGTTTCTCTAAAGCCCGGTCTGTCTGAGGTATGGGGTCATCGGAGTTAGCAGGTGAGTGACTGTTGGATGTACATCAGGGTCGAGACAATATTACAACATCAGAATCAAAAGAGGGTTTACTGGCAAACATTTACACATAGAAGAAATGTGGCCGGTGTAAAAACACGAacataaaaaggacagaaaatactgaaataaagacatttttggcTGTGGAAAACATTACTgggaaagagagacaaaaaacacCATTCGAGTCAATTTATCACTTATCAATAATAAATTGTtgataatataaaataaaaatattaatacaaGTAAAGCAACCCCCatagctctgtgtgtgtgtgtttataacAAGGGATAATAATTATTCTGTATTCAATATTTATGTCAATATTCTTATTGCATGGCAGCTGCGTTGTTTTATCGATAAAAACAATGGATTGTGTATTAGGCATATTCTATTATTAGATATAACGGAGAAATAGCAAGCTCCATTAGCCTGTGTTAACGTGCCTCAACCTTAAATCTGAAAACTAAGCCTGGCAATTATTTTAGCGTTTAATCCTCCTTTAATATTCCGTGAAATACTGCGGCGTTACTAAGTTCTCGTTGGCAAAATCACGTGATATCCGATAATGAAAAATCAATACTGAGGAGACAGGGATAAAGCTGAACACACGTGCACAGGAAACGTAGACGTTCCCCCTAAATAAATGGagagcatttttgttttaagaattttcagtgggattctCTTTTTTAAGTTAAGCTAACAAACAGTTAAGGGAAAACCAAAGCTTCCGGGTTGTCCTACATCGACGTCAGTGCTGCGTGAAGACAACGTGGGCACGTTTTAATAACAAATTACTGCAATATGATATCATAAGTACACGTTGTATtttactaaaattaaaataaataaatgcacaagCTGACTAAAAAATTACAGATATGTATTATCACTGTTATTATTAATCACTATAAAAGCACAGTGAACATAGCTACTCTAGTCTGGAGGGGTTTAGTTTTACCTCAGTAGCTATAGAAATCATTTCAGTGCTGAAAAATAAacgaataaaaaagaaaatatgaagaaggaatagcatttttctttttctggtgaACTGTAATAATTATtgaaattatatttaaataGCCTGTGGAGATTAGTGTGTGTGGATGAAGCTGTGTGAGGAGGAGTGGTGCTGAAAGGAAAGCAGCACGAGTTTGGCAACGACAGAGCGTGCGCCGTCCAgcttcagtgtgtgtgtgtgtgtgagagagagagagagagacagagagagagagagagagacagagagaggagctcaTGCTTCATATCTGTGTATCTGTTGTTACCACTCTCTCCACTCCTCACTACATTTAGTCTCATCACCTCCATCATTACAGACTGGAAGTGAAGCACATTTATTTCCAGTGGAATCCATTTACCAAACATCTTAAACTggctctctttttttccccttttaagtAGAAGAAGAATTGCAGCCTGGCAGCCTCTCATATTTCCAATTGTCCAATGATTTGTGGTAATTAAACGTGAAGTAAACACTTTGTCTCGCGGACTAATAGCCTGCAGGTTAAGGTTTGGATGTAATTGCCCTGAGTCAGCAGAGCACTCTGTCCAAGATATATTAAAATATGTTTGGATGAATTATCAGTGGCTTTTTATTCCAGGAATAATCCAGATTTAAATCCAGGATGCAGGGAAAGCTGAGTGGCAGGATCTTTATCCAGTCTTTTAATCTGGATGTAAAATTGAAGAGCACACATATTTAGCCAATGaaacacatttctgtttaaCTCAGCCTATTTTTTGTGTGCAGTTTACTTTGCTGAGAATGCGCCTGCATTTTGGTGCGTATAAAAAAAAGCGTGTTTTCGTTGTGGTTGTATTTTGGAGTTATTTCGAAACTTAGAAGCAGGAAACTAATATGTATGTTTCAGTTAAATGTTCTATAATCCGTATTTTGATGCAAACGCGCAATCCAGTCAGTAACAATCTAACTCAATTATCCCATTTTGCTGGATTATTATGTTTTGCGGTTATATCTTATTAGAGCTCGTCCAtctgcacatttttctgttaatAATTAGGTCACAGCAGAGATGTATCTGGCTGCACTTCTATCTTGATTGCATGGTCAGATTATAAAAGGCCTGGCACAGATTAACACTCTGGGATGAACAGATGTAAGGCTCTTCTCGCCTTTGATGATGGGAAATAACTGTGTTCATTTTTGGTCTTATCTTTCGAAGATAATAAAGCTGCTAATAACACTGAGGTAATCCTTAATAATTAtaaatttggaaaaaacatAAGCTGGTAGCCTTTAAGTCTGAAAGCAGGGAAATAAAAGCCTATAGGCCTTTCTTTGAGTCAGTAATGAGTGTCACTCAAAGTCagagtgtgtttgtttgatgGGTGATGACAACTGCGTCTGATCTCTTGACCACGATGCTCGTTTACAAATTAACAGCTGCTACAGGCTCAGAGCAGGAGCAATAACCTGAGAGAGGATGCAGCAAAGTTTGATGCCAGAACTAGGAATAAGACAGACTGCTGTTGCTTTAAATCAGatcttttctttaaagaaaggTTGAAAAACCAAAGTGCCATCCTTTGCTCCCTCGGAGATCACATCTTGTATCTCTCTGAGGATGCAAATTTGATTCATATCTTTTTGCTTTTAGGGCAAAGATCTGCTAATTTTACGTTTTTATTTGCTCACTGAAATAAGAAAGACACATCGCCGGCCTGTACGTGACAGTCTAAGACTGAGAGATCCATCCTTCTTCGGCCGAGTTACTGTACCCCTCTCAAGAGAAACCCTGCAGCACAAGATGCGCGCGCCAACCTGTTTCctcataagaaaaaaaaaaaaaaaatagggtaAAAGATGTCTTACGTTGCAGTGGCACTCCGAGGATCTCCGGTAAACTCTTAACAGGACTCTCTGTCGGTAGCACCGCCGCACTTTGCATCATCGTGATCCAAACCGAGAGACAAACGCACGCGCATACACCCGGGAACACGGTGGGCGCACTCCCTCGTCCCGTCTCgtggagaaattaaaaaaaaaaaagtgtggtgATGCTGATGTtgaggcctctctctctctctctctctcctctgtaaCAGCTGCTCCCTTCTATCCCTGTAACGTCTCTATTCCCGGGCTGATGTCCGTGCCGTGCCGTGCTGAGCAGGTTTGGAGTGAATCAGACAGAATGCTCGGTCCATTCAGCGCTGCAGGGGCGGCGGGGTCTGACGTCACCACGGCAGAAGCGCACCGAGGGGGCCAATAGGAGCGCAGGAAGAGGAGGCCCCCAGAGGCGGAAAAGGCATCTTCCATAGGTGTAGAGAaaggagaggatggagagaaagGAGTGGAGGCGTCTGACACGGTTTATGAAAATGTCTCCGGAGAGGCGGGACCTGGTTCCTGTGGAGACCATAAATAGCTCACTGCAGTGGCTCCTGGAGGATCCTAGGGCCAGCAGGAGGAGGCTCTACTGAAACCAGGAAAATTAGGAACTGtcttcatttatattttttttaatctttaaaaggaTTATGTTTGTCCAGACATGGCCTACAAGTGCTGGACATTAATCTCTTCCACGTAGTTGAGTTTATTGgaagaaatgcaacaaaaactggaaatttaACCATCAGTctgcatcttttattttttaaaaaagacgaATGCAGGCTGTTGTGAATATAatagatgtaaaataagtttacaaatattaaattaaaagatTTTCTCCCTTAGACGCTTTAAAATGAACTCCCCATAGAAAACGCCACATTGATTTGCCGCTGACATGCCTTGGGATCAAAAGTAAAGCCCCTGTCTGACCTGCAGACTTCTCCCCGGCGTTCAGGGTGGCAGCAGCACccatgcatgcagctgcttctCTCTCAGTGACAGGTGGGATTAGGAGTCTGGGCGCAGTCCTCATGACACTGTTCATTTCAGAGCCCATCGTCTGTGAGGCTGCTCCCTCGGATAAGATATTCCCTCTGGAGGGCCGCTAGTTCAAGCTAGATGAACTCAATCTTCGCTTCCAATTTACCTCAAGCGAGGAAAGAAAAGCGCACAATGGCGTTCTGGAACAACGGAGAGCGTTTGCATCAACAGTGAGAGGGAGTGCAGGGCCCAGTGCGCACAGCACCTGTTTCATCCAACATGATAGTAGTCCAAAATAtgacaacaagaacaacaataGACATTTACTTTGAAGGAAATGTTGCTCTCATGTTAATTTTAAGGTCATATTCAACATTAAAGaaccaggagaaaaaaaagctagatatttgatcattttcaaaCGAACTATCACCGCAGGAATCCAACTCAAATTGAGGTGCAGTTACATTAGTGTAACCCAACAAATGAAAGGGCATGCATGTCAAGAAAAATTGTGTgcaaatatacatttttttaaatgcataggTGTGCAGTTTAAATGCATGGCGTGTGCATAAATTACAGAAAGCAGTGCATTGTGGGGAACTCTGCGGCTCTTCCGGACAGTTCCAATAAGAATCACGACGTAGCCAGCATTTTCTGATTTATCCTCCCCTTCTTTTCCCGCTTTTCCAACAACGCACTGTTTATTCTATTGTTGCACACCATTTATACACTAAAGGGACCAGAAATCCCATAATCCCCTCCTCAGCTCGGGTAATGTTTCAAATGTAATTTAGTAAAATGAAAACGCGCATcaagctgattaaaaaaaaaggaggctGGGATATTACAGGAACTTTATCCAACCCATACAAAAGCTGCAAACCAAAGGCCAGGTGTcccgtccatccgtccatccatccacgtGCGCCTTGAGAATCATCTGCTCccactttattttcattatacaCTTTTCCCCTTAAGATCATTCAATTTATTCAACTATTCAATTACTCTGATTGTTGGAATCGAGAGCCTTTTGCTGCCCTGGAAAACAATGCAGATAAAAATGCTCTTAACCTGTCAGCAAAGGGCAGCACAATTAGAATAATTGACGGATGCAAAAATGCAGAATGAGGAAAGATGTGAGCGCACACATCTGGTTCAGTGGGACACTCTGGGACGCGCGTTTTACGCAGCTAAATGAGATAGCAGAAGTAAGTTAAATGACTGAATGTTAGGCCTTTTAGGGAAATAGTTATACTGAAGTATATGACACTGATTATATTTTTGAAATGGGAGTTTTAGCAAAGACAATAGCGCCAAAATTCTTTTCTAGAAATGACTATTACGCTCGATTGTCCTAACGCATTTTTACACTTAATCAAATTTAACCCAACGCTAAATACATTTACAGACCTTGAAACAATGCAGAAAAATCCAGAGCTCTTTAGTAagagtaaaaatgatcaaataagaGGAATAATGTCTTTTCTGAGCTTgatcaaatgtcttttttctgtCCATAGGAAGGTGTTACTGTATGAAAAAAGACAAGCAGCAGAGGAAGCAGCTCTGTGGCAATAATTCAAGCAGAGGGCGACTCCTTTCCCACCGCGGTGACCCGGCCACCTCTAATTAGATCTAATATTTCAGTGCACGAGCTCATTGACATCTGAGATTCAcagatccatcttacaaagcagAGAGATACAAATACagaaacacatccatccataGAGGATGAGCAGCCTTTTATAGAGCATAATACATCACCAAACCCCTGCAGCATGCTGCTCCATCACGACCCAAAAACAACAGTTATTTAAAGCAtttcataaattatttttatgcgTTTAATTAGACCGtttatgcattcattttaaaaacatttttgtagaGGTCAATCACGCCCACGTGAACAAATTAAACATCAATAGAGCACGAGAGCCAAATGTGTCTTACTTATGGTGACAACACATTAATGACGTCAAAAAGAGTTGGTGTGCAAACAGGGGTAATCCAGTGTTATTACAAAGTGAAAGCATGTTAACTGAGTGACTGTATAAAACTGCTGCTTGCACGAGCAGCGTGCAGACCTACCGAGTCTCACCAGCTGAGGCGGATGTTTCCCTCCTATCtcccctctccttcctcctcctcctcctcctcttccatgCTGCCCggattttttttggtcagcaggTTGAAGTGAAGCTCACAGAGTCAAACAGAAGCAGTCAGTCCACACTTTCTCCTACATccagtgacaaaaaaaacacaacacgaGGACGCAGAGGCACCGTGTCTCTGTGCATTTGTCcgacagaggagcagagagagagggagagaggcagAAACCTGAGCAGAGAGCACGGAGGAGAAAATTAAATTGCACTTGGGGGGCAAATTCTATTAGGGAATAGTTATTGTCTCCTGACAGCTCCTGTCCATTTGGGTAATTAGTAGAAGAGATTGGTTGAACAAACCAAATCTATTCCCGTCAGAAATTATATTTTCCAATTCCCCTGATTGAACCTGGCCCTGTGCTGCAAGCGCGAGGCGGTAATAAGCAACGCGTTCTCATCACAGGTCGTCAAAGAGCGACGCTTTGTCACGGTCTTTTGGCTGTAGAGGGCTCATTTGACTCAAATAACTAGAGCTACAACTGTACAGACAGAGCTGCATGATCTAAGGTTTATCTCTGCTTTAAGAAAATCACAAAGGAGGTTTCTAACCTTTTCACAAATAATGTAAAACAATTCTAAATATCATGACAGAA
This window harbors:
- the lhx4 gene encoding LIM/homeobox protein Lhx4 → MMQSAAVLPTESPVKSLPEILGVPLQQIPQCAGCSQHILDKFILKVLDRHWHSKCLKCADCQTPLADKCFSRAGNVYCKEDFFKRFGTKCASCQQGIPPTQVVRKAQDFVYHLHCFACIMCSRQLATGDEFYLMEDGRLVCKVDYETAKQNDDSEAGTKRPRTTITAKQLETLKSAYKNSPKPARHVREQLSSETGLDMRVVQVWFQNRRAKEKRLKKDAGRHRWTQFYKSVKRNRGGTKVEKESSADDAGLSDSELSFRDDQVLSDLGHTNGLYGSVGDVTNSAVLNGGFSVDATGQPYHDIRAGSPYGLPQSPSSIASLPSHTPLLNNLGFSMDSLVVQGGPGGVGQALRAMAGGPTSDLSTGSSTGYPDFPTSPASWLDEMDHSQF